The following coding sequences lie in one Notolabrus celidotus isolate fNotCel1 chromosome 20, fNotCel1.pri, whole genome shotgun sequence genomic window:
- the LOC117832555 gene encoding trafficking protein particle complex subunit 5-like produces the protein MDTRFTRGKSNILERPLTRPKTEVSVSAFALLFSEMVQYCQSRVYSVTELQTRLADMGQSVGASMLDVLVLREKNGKRETKLLNMLLFIKVNVWKSLFGKEADKLEQANDDDKTYYIIEKEPLINAYISVPKENSSLNCAAFTAGIVEAILTHSGFPAKVTAHWHKGTTLMIKFNESVITRDKALDGR, from the exons ATGGACACACGGTTCACTCGAGGGAAATCCAACATCCTGGAGCGACCTTTGACCCGACCGAAGACCGAGGTCAGCGTGAGCGCCTTCGCCCTCCTGTTCTCAGAGATGGTGCAGTACTGCCAGAGCCGGGTCTACTCTGTGACGGAGCTGCAGACCCGCCTGGCCGACATGGGTCAGAGTGTGGGGGCGAGCATGCTGGACGTGCTCGTGCTGAGAGAGAAGAACGGGAAGAGGGAGACCAAACTGCTCAACATGCTGCTCTTCATCAAG GTGAACGTCTGGAAGTCTTTGTTCGGGAAGGAGGCCGACAAACTGGAGCAGGCCAACGACGACGACAAAACCTACTACATCATCGAGAAGGAGCCGCTCATCAACGCCTACATCTCCGTCCCCAAAGAGAACAGCAGCCTGAACTGCGCCGCCTTCACTGCCGGCATCGTGGAGGCCATCCTCACGCACAGCGGCTTCCCCGCCAAGGTGACGGCTCACTGGCACAAAGGCACCACGCTCATGATCAAGTTCAACGAGTCGGTCATCACCAGGGACAAAGCTCTGGACGGGAGATAA